A section of the Pseudomonas flavescens genome encodes:
- a CDS encoding chemotaxis protein CheW, producing the protein MTDSLLPLSDIERAAIDDCWNRIGVQGDKSCERLVQHIHCRNCEVHASLATRLLDRFALQRDEDEPEHEWVEEESGERRSILIFRVGEAWLALATRALSEVATRTSIHSLPHQRSLGLMGVTNVRGALVACVSLAEMLGLESAEAVTERRVVPRMLIFSLADGPVVMPVDEVEGIEAIAVSQVVETGNGSVPMARRFASGVLQWKGRSVTLLDEQILQQTIARSLG; encoded by the coding sequence ATGACCGATAGTCTTCTGCCGCTGAGCGATATCGAACGGGCGGCCATCGACGATTGCTGGAACCGCATCGGCGTGCAGGGCGACAAGTCCTGTGAGCGCCTGGTCCAGCACATTCACTGTCGCAACTGCGAGGTTCACGCGTCCCTGGCTACCCGCCTGCTGGATCGGTTCGCTTTGCAGCGCGATGAGGATGAGCCAGAGCATGAGTGGGTCGAGGAAGAGAGCGGCGAGCGTCGTTCGATTCTCATCTTCCGGGTAGGGGAGGCCTGGTTGGCGCTGGCCACCCGTGCATTGAGCGAGGTGGCGACGCGCACCTCGATCCACTCGCTGCCACACCAGCGTTCATTGGGTTTGATGGGGGTGACCAACGTGCGTGGCGCGCTGGTGGCCTGCGTTTCGTTGGCGGAGATGCTCGGGCTGGAGAGCGCCGAGGCGGTTACCGAACGTCGCGTGGTGCCACGCATGCTGATCTTCAGCCTGGCGGATGGTCCGGTGGTCATGCCGGTCGACGAGGTCGAAGGCATCGAGGCCATTGCCGTCAGCCAGGTGGTCGAGACCGGCAACGGCAGTGTGCCGATGGCGCGGCGTTTCGCCTCCGGGGTTCTCCAGTGGAAAGGTCGCAGCGTGACCCTGCTCGATGAGCAGATACTGCAGCAAACCATCGCCAGGAGCCTCGGATGA
- a CDS encoding CheR family methyltransferase, with protein MSGRFERLLHGLIGLDAESVGQVVIERAVRQRVAALGCADEEAYWLQLQASAIEQQALVEAVVVPETWFFRYPESFVALAQLARERVAQIMGVRPLRILSLPCSSGEEPYSIAMALLDAGLPGETFRIDAMDISELILVRAQRALYGRNSFRGDNLSFRDRHFVETPEGFQLQDEVRRKVRLLAGNLLAPGLLAGEAPYDFVFCRNLLIYFDRPTQQSVAAVLQRLMRDDGALFIGPAEASLFSQVGMQALNIPLAFVFRRASDTPPRLAASLRQVAPAIPARARVAAPVAAPDKPPVRRVPAAAPPPVAAGDAALDEIATLANAGRSDEARMACERYLAAHGPTAQAFYWLGLLSDVAGRSSEAQDYYRKTLYLAPRHAEALAHLSALLAARGDLAGAKRLQQRAGRGVSRDDR; from the coding sequence ATGAGCGGCCGTTTCGAGCGCCTGTTGCATGGCCTGATCGGACTCGATGCCGAGTCGGTAGGCCAGGTGGTGATCGAACGTGCGGTTCGCCAGCGCGTCGCGGCACTGGGCTGTGCCGACGAGGAGGCCTATTGGCTGCAACTGCAGGCCTCCGCCATCGAGCAGCAGGCACTGGTCGAGGCCGTGGTGGTACCGGAGACCTGGTTCTTTCGCTACCCGGAATCCTTCGTCGCGCTCGCGCAACTGGCCCGTGAGCGGGTCGCGCAGATCATGGGCGTTCGCCCGCTGCGCATACTCAGCCTGCCCTGTTCGAGTGGCGAAGAGCCGTATTCCATTGCCATGGCGCTGCTCGATGCCGGGCTGCCGGGCGAAACGTTTCGCATCGATGCCATGGACATCAGCGAGCTGATACTGGTTCGCGCACAGCGAGCGCTGTACGGGCGCAATTCGTTCCGTGGCGACAACCTGAGCTTTCGTGATCGGCACTTCGTCGAAACCCCGGAAGGCTTTCAGCTCCAGGACGAGGTGCGTCGCAAGGTCCGTCTGCTCGCCGGCAACCTGCTGGCCCCCGGTCTGCTGGCTGGCGAGGCGCCCTACGATTTCGTGTTCTGTCGCAACCTGCTGATCTACTTCGACCGACCGACCCAGCAATCCGTGGCGGCCGTGCTGCAACGGCTCATGCGTGACGACGGTGCACTGTTCATCGGGCCGGCCGAGGCCAGCCTGTTCAGCCAGGTTGGCATGCAGGCCTTGAACATCCCCCTGGCCTTCGTGTTTCGCCGAGCCAGTGACACGCCGCCGCGCCTCGCGGCCTCGCTGCGCCAGGTCGCCCCGGCCATACCCGCGCGGGCACGGGTCGCAGCACCTGTCGCTGCGCCAGACAAACCGCCGGTGCGCCGGGTGCCTGCCGCAGCGCCGCCGCCGGTGGCCGCAGGCGATGCCGCCCTGGATGAAATCGCCACGCTGGCCAACGCCGGGCGCAGCGACGAAGCCCGCATGGCCTGCGAACGCTATCTCGCCGCGCACGGCCCGACGGCTCAGGCGTTCTACTGGCTGGGCCTGCTCAGCGATGTGGCCGGGCGTAGCAGCGAGGCCCAGGATTATTACCGCAAAACCCTGTATCTGGCGCCCAGGCACGCCGAAGCGCTGGCTCACCTGTCGGCGCTGCTCGCTGCCCGTGGTGATCTGGCGGGCGCCAAGCGCCTGCAGCAACGCGCCGGGCGTGGAGTGAGCCGCGATGACCGATAG
- a CDS encoding chemotaxis protein CheW has product MSETGRPSPGRRSPGQLFLLFSMGTDRYALDVREVVEVMPLRSFKQIPAAPDWVAGLFAYRGKPVPVLDLSFQALGQPATVRTSTRLVIVNYQPQASQPARLLGLILEQASDTLRSPAEAFVDAGVSVPNARYLGPVLKAEQGLVQWVRVADLLDEAVRELLFAATLEASV; this is encoded by the coding sequence GTGAGCGAAACAGGCAGGCCATCGCCGGGGCGGCGTAGCCCCGGTCAGCTGTTCCTGTTGTTCAGCATGGGCACGGATCGCTACGCCCTGGATGTTCGTGAAGTGGTCGAAGTGATGCCGTTGCGCAGCTTCAAGCAGATCCCGGCTGCCCCCGATTGGGTTGCCGGGCTGTTCGCCTATCGCGGCAAGCCGGTGCCGGTGCTCGACCTGTCTTTCCAGGCACTCGGTCAACCAGCCACGGTGCGCACCAGCACGCGCCTGGTGATCGTCAACTACCAGCCCCAGGCGAGCCAGCCTGCTCGCCTGCTGGGACTGATTCTGGAACAGGCCAGCGATACCCTGCGCAGCCCCGCCGAGGCATTCGTCGACGCCGGGGTGAGCGTGCCCAATGCCCGCTACCTGGGGCCGGTGCTCAAGGCCGAACAGGGGTTGGTGCAATGGGTCCGCGTGGCCGATCTGCTCGACGAAGCGGTGCGTGAGCTGCTGTTCGCGGCAACCCTGGAGGCCAGCGTATGA
- a CDS encoding methyl-accepting chemotaxis protein — protein sequence MKNWTVRQRIQASFAIIIAIMLLMAAASFERLLKVEGGATRLLDDAMPGMFHITQVRSAWTDLFHQTIVQVSIKEQHRLSDADRQLIKGASDKLVTSLADYRATIRDDTDRSALEAFDQTRELFAQQQASVLTVYDEGRSVEARAQLAGQLTDTWNVGRTQLTSMIELNRDVAYSSAGDIVSAVSRAKLSMVVSVLLAIIAAFVCGYFLMQAITRPVQQVVHTLQALASGDLTVRLNLGRRDEFGAIETGFNGMAEEIKTLVAQAQRSAVQVTTSVTEIAATSKQQQATATETAATTTEIGATSREIAATSRDLVRTMTEVSGAAEQTSTLAGAGQLGLARMEDTMHQVMSAAELVNAKLAILNEKAGNINHVVTTIVKVADQTNLLSLNAAIEAEKAGEYGRGFAVVATEVRRLADQTAVATYDIEQMVREIQSAVSAGVMGMDKFSEEVRRGIGEVGQVGEQLAQIIHQVQALAPRVLMVNEGMQAQSTGAEQINQALVQLSEASSQTVESLRQASASIDDLNLVANGLRTGVSRFKV from the coding sequence GTGAAGAACTGGACTGTTCGCCAGCGTATCCAGGCAAGTTTCGCGATCATCATCGCGATCATGCTGTTGATGGCCGCGGCATCCTTCGAGCGCCTGCTCAAGGTCGAGGGTGGGGCTACCCGTCTGCTGGACGATGCCATGCCTGGCATGTTCCACATCACTCAGGTGCGCAGTGCCTGGACGGACCTGTTCCACCAGACCATCGTGCAGGTCAGTATCAAGGAGCAACACAGGCTCAGCGATGCCGACCGTCAACTGATCAAGGGCGCCAGCGACAAGCTGGTCACGTCGCTTGCCGACTACCGGGCGACCATTCGCGATGACACTGACCGGAGTGCCCTGGAGGCCTTCGATCAGACCCGTGAGCTGTTCGCGCAGCAGCAGGCCAGCGTGCTGACGGTCTATGACGAAGGCCGCTCCGTCGAGGCGCGGGCCCAGCTGGCCGGGCAACTGACCGATACCTGGAACGTCGGGCGTACTCAGCTCACCTCGATGATCGAGCTTAATCGCGATGTGGCGTATTCCTCTGCCGGGGATATCGTTTCTGCGGTCAGCCGAGCCAAATTGAGCATGGTGGTATCTGTGCTGCTGGCAATCATCGCCGCTTTCGTATGCGGTTACTTCCTGATGCAGGCGATCACCCGCCCGGTGCAGCAGGTGGTGCACACCCTGCAGGCACTGGCCAGTGGCGACCTGACCGTGCGCCTGAACCTCGGCCGTCGTGACGAGTTCGGTGCCATCGAAACCGGCTTCAACGGCATGGCCGAAGAGATCAAGACGCTGGTCGCCCAGGCGCAGCGTTCCGCCGTGCAGGTCACCACCTCGGTGACCGAGATCGCCGCCACCTCCAAGCAGCAGCAGGCCACCGCCACGGAAACCGCGGCTACCACCACCGAGATCGGTGCCACCTCCCGAGAAATCGCCGCCACGTCGCGGGATCTGGTGCGCACCATGACCGAGGTTTCCGGCGCCGCCGAGCAGACGTCGACCCTGGCCGGAGCAGGGCAGTTGGGCCTGGCGCGCATGGAAGACACCATGCACCAGGTGATGAGCGCCGCCGAGCTGGTCAACGCCAAGCTGGCGATCCTCAACGAGAAGGCCGGCAACATCAATCACGTGGTCACCACCATCGTCAAAGTCGCCGACCAGACCAACCTGCTGTCGCTCAACGCCGCCATCGAAGCGGAGAAGGCTGGCGAGTACGGCCGTGGCTTCGCGGTGGTCGCCACCGAAGTTCGCCGTCTGGCCGACCAGACCGCCGTGGCTACCTACGATATCGAGCAGATGGTTCGCGAGATCCAGTCGGCGGTTTCCGCCGGCGTGATGGGCATGGACAAGTTCTCCGAGGAAGTGCGCCGCGGGATCGGCGAAGTCGGCCAGGTCGGCGAGCAGCTCGCGCAGATCATCCATCAGGTGCAGGCGCTGGCGCCCCGTGTCTTGATGGTCAATGAAGGCATGCAGGCGCAGTCCACCGGTGCCGAGCAGATCAATCAGGCGCTGGTGCAGCTCAGTGAAGCCTCGTCGCAGACCGTCGAGTCGCTACGCCAGGCCAGCGCATCGATCGACGACCTCAATCTGGTGGCGAACGGTTTGCGTACCGGCGTCAGCCGCTTCAAGGTCTGA